GCTTGCGTGATTACCATGGTGAGCCACATCGTGTACAAAGTATTGCGATTGTTAAAGATGTTGAGTACGTAGATGACAGCAAGGGCACTAATGTAGGTGCGACTGTCGCTGCATTAAATGGCTTAGGCAGCAACGAGTCTGGCAAGCGCATTTGGTTGATTGCTGGTGGTGATGGCAAAGGCCAGGATTTCAGTCCGCTACGCGAACCCGCTTTACGTTTTGTGAAGGGTGCTTTCCTAATCGGCAAAGATGGCGCTGCAATTGGTGAAGCTCTTGGCTCTGGAATTCAAAGCACAAATTGTGGCGATTTAATTTCTGCAGTTCAGGCTGCTGCCTCAAAAGCTGTATCAGGAGACTTGGTATTACTCTCACCAGCCTGTGCAAGCTTAGATCAGTTCCATGACTATGTTGAGCGTGCTCAAGTATTTGCTGCAGAGGTTGAAGAGCTAGGCATGCGCTTTGAAGGAGTCCAGGTATGAACTTAAAAGAAAAATTCTTTCCTGAAAATCGGCTTGGACTAAATCGCTTCTGGAATTTTTCAAGAGGCGGAATTGATAACTTCCGCACTGGCTTGCGAGATGCTGTTTCAGGCGTAGAACAAACCCGTTCCCGCATGATGGACTATGACCAGTTGCTCGTATGGGCAATTTTGTCGCTGATGTTAATTGGTTTGGTAATGGTGTACTCCGCTTCGATTACTTTGGCTGATGGACCAAAGTACGCAAATTACAGTAGTAACTTTTTCCTGATTCGTCACGTGATCTCTTTGTTGATTGCGATTGGTGTCGGTATCTGGGCTTTTAAGATCCCTACTAAGGTATGGGATCGTTATTCACCAGTCATTTTTGGGTTTACCGTTTTATTGCTGATCGCCGTTCTAATTCCTGGTGTAGGAAAGGGTGTGAATGGTGCGAAGCGTTGGATTCCTCTGGGATTGATGAATTTTCAGCCATCTGAGTTGATGAAATTTGCTGCTGTGATCTTTGCAGCAAGCTACACCGTTCAACGTCAGGAATATCTCCATTCCTTTGTGAAGGGCATGCTACCGATGGGTATTGCAGTTGCTCTGGTAGGCGGTCTATTGATGGCTGAGCCAGACATGGGCGCATTCGTAGTGGTTGCTTTGATTGCATTCGGCATTCTCTTTTTGGGCGGTATTAATGCCAAGTTATTTGGCGGCTTGATTTTGGTTGGGTTGATGAGTGGCGCAACGATGATTGCGCTCTCCCCATTCCGTCGCGGACGCATGCTAGCCTTTATGGATCCTTGGCAAGTAGATAACGCTGCTAATAAGGGTTACCAGTTAACACATTCATTGATGGCATTTGGTCGGGGCGAATGGTTTGGTACAGGACTTGGTGGTAGCGTAGAAAAACTGCACTACTTACCAGAAGCGCATACCGATTTCATCATGGCTGTGATTGGTGAAGAGTTGGGATTTGTTGGTGTGGTGGTGATGATCTTCTTGTTTTATTGGATCGTACGTCGTGCCTTCTTAATTGGCCGCACTGCTTTACAGCTAGATCGTAGCTTTGCAGGACTTGCAGCTAAGGGCGTTGCCATTTGGATTGGTTGGCAGGCTTTCATCAATATGGGTGTGAACCTTGGGTTGTTACCAACCAAAGGCCTGACTTTGCCATTGGTAAGTTATGGCGGCTCTGGAATTTTGATGAATGCGGTAGCTGTAGCAATGTTACTGCGCATCGATTTTGAAAATCGCATCCTCATGCGTGGAGGGAAGCTTTGACTAAACCCTCAATCTTAGTGATGGCTGGTGGTACTGGTGGGCATATCTTTCCAGGCCTTGCTGTCGCTGAATATTTGCGGATATGCGGTTGGAAGGTCTCTTGGTTAGGTAATCAAGCTGGCATGGAGTATCGCCTCGTAAAGTCTTGTGATTTTCCATTTGAGGCGGTCGAGTTCGGGGGCCTGCGTGGCAAGGGATTAAAAGCAAAGTTGATGTTGCCTATTAATCTTATGCGCGCTTGCCATCAAAGTTGGAAGATTATGCGACGCTTAAAACCAAATGTGGTTTTAGGTATGGGCGGTTACATTACTTTCCCTGGTGGTTTGGTGTCTAAATTATTGAAGCGCCCATTGGTCCTACATGAATCTAATTCGGTAGCTGGAAGTGCTAATCGTGCGCTAAGCAAAATTGCAATGCGAACTCTCACTGGATTCCCCAACACAATGGATCATGCAGAGTGGGTAGGAAATCCGATTCGGGAAGAGTTTGATCACATGCTAGCGCCTGCAGTACGTTATGACCAGCGCCAGGGGCCTTTATCTATCTTGGTGGTAGGTGGTAGCCTGGGTGCCGCTGCCCTTAATGAAAATATTCCGGCTGCCCTGGCATTAATTCCAGTAGAGTCACGTCCCAAAGTAATTCATCAGGCAGGCGACAAGCATTTAGCAGATCTACAGAAGCGATATGCCGATTTAGGTGTAATGGCAGATATTCGTCCCTTCATTGATGACATGCCATCTGCATATTCACAGGCCGATTTGGTTATTTGCCGTTCAGGCGCCATGACAGTTTCTGAAATAGCAGCTTGTGGTATCGCCTCTTGCCTTATTCCATTCCCATTTGCGATTGATGATCATCAAACTGCGAATGCACAGTTTTTGGCGAATACGAATGCAGCAATTTTGTTACCGCAACCATTACTAAACCCGCAAGATTTAGCAATGATGATTCAGAACTTTAATCGCAAAGAATTAAAAGAGATGGCATTACGTGCGCATGCTTTAGCAAAACCACGCGCTACCCAGCGTGTAGCTGAGGTATGTGCAGATTGTGCGGGAGTAGGAATATGAAGCATATCGTTCAGCAAATTCACTTTGTCGGTATCGGTGGTGCTGGCATGAGCGGCATCGCTGAAGTGCTATTGAACTTGGGTTACCAAGTGTCAGGGTCAGACTTAGCAGATGGTGCAGTCACTAAACGACTTAGAGATTTGGGTGCAGTCATTCATATTGGGCATGACCCCAAAAATATTGGTACAGCAGAGGCGGTAGTGATTTCTACTGCTGTTGCAGGCAATAATCCAGAGGTTTTGGCAGCACGCGCGGCGAAGGTACCAGTGATTCAGCGCGCAGTCATGTTGGGTGAGTTGATGCGCCTGAAGCAGGGTATTGCAATTGCTGGCACACACGGCAAAACAACTACTACCAGCTTGGTTGCATCCGTTTTGGCTGAAGGTGGTCTAGATCCCACATTTGTGATCGGCGGCAAACTCAATTCCGCAGGTGCTAATGCGCGCTTGGGGCGTGGAGATTTTATTGTGGTTGAGGCGGATGAGTCAGATGCCTCTTTCTTGCAATTATTTCCAGCCATGGAAGTAGTAACGAATATTGATGCTGATCATATGGATACCTATCAGCATGATATGGCTCGATTGAAACAGGCATTTGTTCAGTTCATTCAGCGTATGCCTTTTTATGGTGTAGCAGTACTTTGTATTGATGATGCTAATGTGCGTGACATTATTCCATTTGTATCTCAGCCAGTACTTCGATATGGTATTTCGGAAGATGCAGATATTCGTGCAAGTAATGTTCGTGCGGATGGTACTCAGATGCACTTCACGGTTGACCGTCGTACTGTGCGTAGGCATGGCAATAAACCGGGTCCATTAAACATCACCCTGAATTTACCGGGCTTACATAACGTCCGTAATGCCTTAGCCGCTATTGGCATAGCAACAGAGTTGGGTGTGGGCGATGAAGCAATTACCAAAGCGCTGTCTGAGTTTGGTGGTGTTGGTCGTCGCTTCCAGCGTTATGGAGAGATTCCTTTGGCTGCTGGTGGTAGCTTTACCTTGATTGATGATTATGGCCATCACCCAGTAGAAATGGCTGCAACCTTAGCTGCAGCAAGAGGTGCCTTCCCAGATCGTCGCTTGGTATTGGCATTCCAGCCCCATCGCTTTACTAGGACGCGAGATTGCTTTGGTGAGTTTGTACAAGTTCTCAAAAATTTTGATGCTTTAGTGTTGACTGATGTGTATCCAGCAGGCGAAGCAAAAATTCCAGGGGCTGATAGCAAGAGTTTGATGAAGGCCGCTATCGCTGAAGACAAAAATTCCAAAGCCTTATTAGATTCGAGCGCAGTTGCTTATGCTGCAAGTGTTGCAGAGATGCCAGAAAAGTTAAGTCAAGTTCTAAAAAATGGAGATGTATTAATTACGATGGGTGCGGGATCAATTTCTGCTTTGCCACATACGTTGTCGGAGGCGAAGCATGTCTAAGGTAGGTGCTAATTTGATTTCCTGGGGTGACCGCGTTAAGTCGAGCTTGGCTAGCTTAGATCCTAAGTCCTTAGGTCGGGTTGGTGTTTTGTTCGGCGGTAAATCTGGTGAAAGAGAAATCTCTCTCATGTCCGGTAATGGCGTATTAGAAGCTTTACGCTCAAAAGGAGTTGATGCCCACGCCTTTGATACTGGTTTACGTTGTCCCACTGAGTTAGCAAAAGAAAACTTCGATCGTGTATTTATTTCTTTACATGGTCGTTTTGGTGAAGACGGAACCATCCAAGGATTGCTGGAGTTGTTAGGGTTACCTTATACCGGTAGTGGTGTTTTGGCCTCTGCTCTAGCAATCGACAAAATTGTTACTAAGCAAGTCTGGATTAGTAATGGACTCGCCACTCCTGAATATGAAGAACTCACTGCTGATAGCGACTGGAATGCAGTTGTGGAACATCTGGGCTTGCCTTTGATTGTGAAGCCTGCGCATGAGGGATCCTCTTTAGGCTTAACAAAGGTAAAGTCAGTAGACGAGTTGCCAGCTGCATATAAGCTTGCTGCTGGGTTGGATAAAAAAGTGATTGCAGAGACTTGCATCATTGGTGATGAGTTAACTTGTCCGCTAGTTAGTCAAGGCAAGATGGCTGAAGCTTTACCAGTGATCAAAATTATTCCACCACAAGCAAATTACGATTTTCATAATAAATATTTCTCTGATGAAACTCAGTACTTATGTCCTACTGGGCTTGCACCTGAGGTGAATGCCGCTGTTCAGGAGTTGGCCTTGGCGGCATATAAAGCCTTAGGTTGTCGTACATGGGGGCGTGCCGATGTGATGCTGGATCAAAAGACCGGCAAGCCTTACTTGTTAGAAATGAATACCTCCCCTGGGATGACGTCTCACTCTTTGGTGCCAATGGCCGCCAAGGCTGCTGGTATTGAGTATGCAGATCTAGTGCTTTGGTTGCTCAGTCAAACGTTGCAGCAAAAAGAGGGTGCTGCTGCATGAGTAACTTCATGGACCGCTTCGGTGAAATTTTCTCTATGTTGATGTCTCCTCTTTGGAATCATTCAGAGCGGATGGAGAAGTTGAGTCGTTTCCTGATTCGCTGCTTTGTGGTGATGCTCGTCATTGGTATTTTGGTTTGGCTAAGTCAGCGACCTGTTTTCGCTTTGAAGCAGATCCAGATTGAACCAGTTGCTGGCCAAACGTTGAAACACATTAACAAGCCCATTGTTAAGCAACAAGTTTTAGAAACGGTACAGGGTAATTTCTTCAGCGTTCGCTTAGAAGATGTGAAGCGAGGCTTTGAAAGTATGCCTTGGGTGCGACATGCCAATGTTCGTCGTGTTTGGCCAAATGGTTTGGTGGTGAGTATTGAAGAGCAGAAGCCTTTTGGGACTTGGGGTGGCGCCGAGAGTCACACCCTAATGAATACCCATGGCGAGCTCTTTGCTGGACGCGTTACTGAGGTGAGTGAGGATGTACGTTTAGTCGACTTCTCTGGCCCTGAAGATGCCGGTAAAGAGGTGATGAGTCTTTATGAAAAAGCCAACAATTGGTTTAAGCCATGGGGTGCAGAAGTCACTAGCCTTGCTCTGACTGAGCGTTACGCATGGCATGTCAAGCTCTCAAACGGAATGAAAGTAGAGTTTGGCCGCGATGAAGAAAGCTCCGATAAAAATTTAACGGAAGAACGTGTGGCGCGTTTATTTAAATATTGGCCACAAGTACAAGAGAAATGGGCGAATCGAGTAGATGCAGTCGATTTGCGATATGCAAATGGTTTTGCGGTTCATCTTGCTTCTGCAAGTTTGAAAAAGAATGAAGTAGATGGCAAAAAAAGTGAGCTGAAGCAATGAGGAATGGTAATGAGTAAAGACAATCGCGATATTTTGGTTGGTTTAGATATTGGAACTTCCAAGGTTGTTGCCTTGGTTGCTGAGTTAGCTCCTGATGGTCAATTCAACGTTGTGGGTGTTGGTCAAACGGCATCTAAAGGATTAAAGAAGGGTGTTGTAGTCAATATTGAGGCAACTGTTCAGTCCATTCAGAAGGCGCTTGAAGAGGCTGAAGTGATGGCTGATCGCCAGATTGTGCAAGTCTTTACAGGAATTGCTGGTAATCACATTGTGAGTTTTAACTCGAGCGGTATGGTTGCAATACGCGATAAAGAAGTGGGCTCTGGTGATGTCGAGCGCGTACTGGAAACGGCAAAAGCAATCAATATTCCAACAGATCAACAGATTCTGCACATCTTGGTTCAAGAATTCATTATTGATGGTCAAGAAGATGTGCGCGAACCAATTGGCATGAGCGGTCTTCGCTTAGAGGTGAAAGTCCATATTGTTACTGGCGCTGTAAGTGCTGCTCAAAATATTGTGAAGTGCGTACGCCGTTGTGGCCTCGAAGTTAACGATCTCATCTTGCAGCCTTTAGCCTCAAGCTTAGCGGTATTGACCGAAGATGAGAAAGAGCTTGGTGTGGTGTTGGTAGATATTGGCGGTGGTACAACCGATATTGCAATTTATTGCCAGGGTTCGATTCGTCACACAGCAGTGATTCCAATTGCCGGTGATCAAATTACGAATGACATTGCGATGGCATTGCGTACACCAACAATTGATGCCGAAGATTTGAAAATTGCGCATGGTATCGCTCGTCAAGAGATGGCTGATCCAACTGCGATGATTGATGTTCCCGGTGTCGGTGACCGTGAGCCACGTCCAATGTCTAAGCAAGCTTTGGCAGCAGTAATTGAACCGCGTGTTGAAGAGTTATTCACGCTGGTAAGAGGCGTAGTTCGTGACTCCGGTTACGAAGATATGGTTTCTTCCGGAATTGTTTTAACAGGTGGCACTGCATTAATGCCGGGCATGGTGGAGTTGGCCGAACAAGTCTTCTTGAGGCCTGCCCGTATCGGTACCCCTGAATACCGTGGCCATCTCCATGAAGTCTTACGTAGTCCCAGATATGCCACCAGCATTGGTTTGCTGATGGAAGGTCAAGCGCAGTTATTGCGCGGCCGTCGTGTTTCTCAATCAGGCGCGTTGCAAGGTGTTATATCGCGCATGAAGGAATGGTTTGCAGGAAATTTTTAAGTTTTTTTCGTCGTCGTCAATGTAGTACGTATTTACCTAGGAGGGTATATGGAATTTGAAATGTTAGATCAAGAAACAGCTGGCAAGACCATTATTAAAGTGGTTGGAGTCGGTGGCGCTGGTGGCAATGCTGTCCAGCATATGATCCGTCGCGGTGTTAATGGCGTAGAGTTCATTTGCATGAACACCGATGCTGGCGCTTTACAGCGTTCTGAGGCATCTGTGAATTTGCAACTGGGTTCTAGCGGATTAGGCGCTGGTGCC
This is a stretch of genomic DNA from Polynucleobacter sp. JS-JIR-II-b4. It encodes these proteins:
- the ftsW gene encoding putative lipid II flippase FtsW, which codes for MNLKEKFFPENRLGLNRFWNFSRGGIDNFRTGLRDAVSGVEQTRSRMMDYDQLLVWAILSLMLIGLVMVYSASITLADGPKYANYSSNFFLIRHVISLLIAIGVGIWAFKIPTKVWDRYSPVIFGFTVLLLIAVLIPGVGKGVNGAKRWIPLGLMNFQPSELMKFAAVIFAASYTVQRQEYLHSFVKGMLPMGIAVALVGGLLMAEPDMGAFVVVALIAFGILFLGGINAKLFGGLILVGLMSGATMIALSPFRRGRMLAFMDPWQVDNAANKGYQLTHSLMAFGRGEWFGTGLGGSVEKLHYLPEAHTDFIMAVIGEELGFVGVVVMIFLFYWIVRRAFLIGRTALQLDRSFAGLAAKGVAIWIGWQAFINMGVNLGLLPTKGLTLPLVSYGGSGILMNAVAVAMLLRIDFENRILMRGGKL
- the murG gene encoding undecaprenyldiphospho-muramoylpentapeptide beta-N-acetylglucosaminyltransferase codes for the protein MAGGTGGHIFPGLAVAEYLRICGWKVSWLGNQAGMEYRLVKSCDFPFEAVEFGGLRGKGLKAKLMLPINLMRACHQSWKIMRRLKPNVVLGMGGYITFPGGLVSKLLKRPLVLHESNSVAGSANRALSKIAMRTLTGFPNTMDHAEWVGNPIREEFDHMLAPAVRYDQRQGPLSILVVGGSLGAAALNENIPAALALIPVESRPKVIHQAGDKHLADLQKRYADLGVMADIRPFIDDMPSAYSQADLVICRSGAMTVSEIAACGIASCLIPFPFAIDDHQTANAQFLANTNAAILLPQPLLNPQDLAMMIQNFNRKELKEMALRAHALAKPRATQRVAEVCADCAGVGI
- the murC gene encoding UDP-N-acetylmuramate--L-alanine ligase, translating into MKHIVQQIHFVGIGGAGMSGIAEVLLNLGYQVSGSDLADGAVTKRLRDLGAVIHIGHDPKNIGTAEAVVISTAVAGNNPEVLAARAAKVPVIQRAVMLGELMRLKQGIAIAGTHGKTTTTSLVASVLAEGGLDPTFVIGGKLNSAGANARLGRGDFIVVEADESDASFLQLFPAMEVVTNIDADHMDTYQHDMARLKQAFVQFIQRMPFYGVAVLCIDDANVRDIIPFVSQPVLRYGISEDADIRASNVRADGTQMHFTVDRRTVRRHGNKPGPLNITLNLPGLHNVRNALAAIGIATELGVGDEAITKALSEFGGVGRRFQRYGEIPLAAGGSFTLIDDYGHHPVEMAATLAAARGAFPDRRLVLAFQPHRFTRTRDCFGEFVQVLKNFDALVLTDVYPAGEAKIPGADSKSLMKAAIAEDKNSKALLDSSAVAYAASVAEMPEKLSQVLKNGDVLITMGAGSISALPHTLSEAKHV
- a CDS encoding D-alanine--D-alanine ligase; this translates as MSKVGANLISWGDRVKSSLASLDPKSLGRVGVLFGGKSGEREISLMSGNGVLEALRSKGVDAHAFDTGLRCPTELAKENFDRVFISLHGRFGEDGTIQGLLELLGLPYTGSGVLASALAIDKIVTKQVWISNGLATPEYEELTADSDWNAVVEHLGLPLIVKPAHEGSSLGLTKVKSVDELPAAYKLAAGLDKKVIAETCIIGDELTCPLVSQGKMAEALPVIKIIPPQANYDFHNKYFSDETQYLCPTGLAPEVNAAVQELALAAYKALGCRTWGRADVMLDQKTGKPYLLEMNTSPGMTSHSLVPMAAKAAGIEYADLVLWLLSQTLQQKEGAAA
- a CDS encoding cell division protein FtsQ/DivIB, which translates into the protein MSNFMDRFGEIFSMLMSPLWNHSERMEKLSRFLIRCFVVMLVIGILVWLSQRPVFALKQIQIEPVAGQTLKHINKPIVKQQVLETVQGNFFSVRLEDVKRGFESMPWVRHANVRRVWPNGLVVSIEEQKPFGTWGGAESHTLMNTHGELFAGRVTEVSEDVRLVDFSGPEDAGKEVMSLYEKANNWFKPWGAEVTSLALTERYAWHVKLSNGMKVEFGRDEESSDKNLTEERVARLFKYWPQVQEKWANRVDAVDLRYANGFAVHLASASLKKNEVDGKKSELKQ
- the ftsA gene encoding cell division protein FtsA yields the protein MSKDNRDILVGLDIGTSKVVALVAELAPDGQFNVVGVGQTASKGLKKGVVVNIEATVQSIQKALEEAEVMADRQIVQVFTGIAGNHIVSFNSSGMVAIRDKEVGSGDVERVLETAKAINIPTDQQILHILVQEFIIDGQEDVREPIGMSGLRLEVKVHIVTGAVSAAQNIVKCVRRCGLEVNDLILQPLASSLAVLTEDEKELGVVLVDIGGGTTDIAIYCQGSIRHTAVIPIAGDQITNDIAMALRTPTIDAEDLKIAHGIARQEMADPTAMIDVPGVGDREPRPMSKQALAAVIEPRVEELFTLVRGVVRDSGYEDMVSSGIVLTGGTALMPGMVELAEQVFLRPARIGTPEYRGHLHEVLRSPRYATSIGLLMEGQAQLLRGRRVSQSGALQGVISRMKEWFAGNF